The Marinifilum sp. JC120 genome window below encodes:
- a CDS encoding ABC transporter substrate-binding protein — protein sequence MRNIFMRSILLTILLTLISSTAFAGQKTIKIGSPWGPKTLDVQKSGYAFQRIGIVESMIGVDFNLKFTPHLAEKWTVSNDKQTWTFTLRKGVKFHDGTLLTAQIMADNLKRLMKKGALLKSVPITSITASDDQTLKIVTSKPFAPLAAYLSKGEAAALAPSSFDAKGNVIKPIGTGPFKFESCKLKDNLVAVRNANYWGSQKAKIDKVIYKGVPDAMTRTAMLQSGELDIAQLLPPEAIANLKASGKNIQTKAIGRTRFAGFNMAEGPFTDRKTRLAINYAINRQDLVDFVLDGIGEPAKTIYPPVIFWSNTKLEGFPYSPEKAKKLLTEAGWKDTDGDGILDKDGKPFAFKLVTYPERATLPPTAEVIQSQLKKLGIKVELVVVQVDLAKKMRDSGDFGMTIVGRGLLFVPDPDFNLNADYLSANTFKPGWGAYHYDNPEVDKLLNQGRQEFTTEKRKEIYDRIQELLLEDAPMAYLNYYTNIDGVSPRVKGYVMHPVEHCFHLERIELN from the coding sequence ATGCGCAATATTTTTATGAGATCCATTTTACTGACAATCCTGCTTACACTAATTTCCAGCACTGCCTTTGCCGGACAGAAAACCATTAAAATAGGTTCACCGTGGGGTCCAAAAACCCTTGATGTCCAGAAATCAGGTTATGCATTTCAGCGAATCGGAATAGTCGAATCCATGATCGGTGTTGACTTCAACTTAAAATTTACTCCGCACCTAGCAGAAAAATGGACTGTATCTAATGACAAGCAGACTTGGACTTTCACACTGCGCAAAGGTGTTAAATTTCATGACGGAACGCTTCTCACAGCGCAAATCATGGCCGACAACCTGAAAAGACTCATGAAAAAGGGAGCACTTCTCAAGTCTGTCCCTATCACATCAATTACAGCCAGCGATGATCAAACCCTGAAAATTGTAACATCCAAGCCCTTTGCCCCGCTTGCAGCATACTTATCAAAAGGAGAGGCGGCAGCTCTTGCGCCTTCTTCATTTGATGCAAAAGGCAATGTGATCAAACCGATAGGAACCGGACCCTTCAAATTTGAATCGTGCAAATTAAAAGACAATCTGGTTGCTGTCCGCAACGCGAACTATTGGGGAAGCCAAAAGGCCAAGATCGATAAAGTGATCTACAAAGGTGTTCCCGATGCAATGACCCGCACAGCCATGCTGCAATCAGGAGAGCTCGATATTGCGCAACTCCTTCCTCCCGAAGCTATCGCCAACCTCAAAGCCAGTGGTAAAAATATACAGACCAAAGCCATCGGACGTACTCGTTTTGCCGGATTCAACATGGCCGAAGGCCCTTTCACAGATAGAAAAACAAGACTTGCCATCAACTACGCCATAAACCGTCAGGACCTTGTTGACTTTGTACTCGACGGCATCGGTGAACCGGCAAAAACCATCTATCCCCCGGTAATTTTCTGGTCCAACACAAAACTTGAAGGCTTCCCTTACTCTCCTGAAAAGGCCAAAAAACTTCTTACCGAGGCTGGCTGGAAGGACACTGACGGAGATGGAATCCTTGATAAAGACGGTAAGCCTTTTGCCTTCAAACTGGTAACCTACCCGGAAAGAGCAACCCTGCCCCCGACTGCTGAAGTGATTCAAAGCCAGCTCAAAAAGCTGGGCATCAAGGTTGAACTGGTAGTTGTTCAGGTAGATCTGGCCAAGAAGATGCGTGATTCTGGTGACTTTGGAATGACCATCGTAGGCCGCGGACTTCTCTTTGTCCCGGACCCGGATTTCAACCTGAACGCAGACTATTTATCTGCCAACACTTTCAAGCCGGGCTGGGGTGCATATCATTATGATAACCCGGAAGTGGATAAACTTCTTAATCAGGGACGTCAGGAATTTACCACCGAAAAACGTAAAGAGATTTATGACCGGATTCAGGAGCTCCTGCTTGAAGACGCTCCCATGGCCTACCTCAACTACTACACAAACATTGACGGTGTAAGCCCCAGAGTAAAGGGGTATGTGATGCACCCGGTTGAACACTGCTTTCACCTTGAAAGAATTGAACTCAACTAG
- a CDS encoding ribbon-helix-helix protein, CopG family, translating to MSTVTARVSDETASKLEALAKATNRSKSFLVASALERFLEEQAWQIAQTVESLEQADRGEFATASEVEEAFGKWGLKVEAD from the coding sequence ATGAGCACAGTAACCGCACGAGTTTCAGATGAAACCGCATCAAAACTTGAAGCCCTTGCCAAGGCGACGAACCGCAGCAAGTCCTTTCTTGTTGCAAGCGCGCTGGAGCGTTTTCTTGAAGAACAGGCATGGCAGATAGCCCAAACGGTTGAAAGCCTTGAACAGGCCGATAGAGGCGAATTCGCTACAGCATCTGAAGTGGAAGAAGCTTTCGGAAAGTGGGGATTAAAGGTTGAAGCTGACTAG
- a CDS encoding ABC transporter permease translates to MFPGDPAEIALVHLMEMESPPQEAVQQLREEMGYNRSIAVQYFCWLERGLSGDLGYSIQSGQPVTTELRQAIGPSVLLASVATFLTALIAIPLGTAAAVNAGKAVDKAALGISLILSSIPDFFLAVIFILIFSLQLQLVPVAGYGNWYNLILPAASLALINSSITARLMRTSMLQTLRGKYILTARAKGLRESVVIGRHALKNAFPPVLHYLGTQAGHMIGGAVVIESIFLWPGIGRLLVESVRSRDIFVVQGCVLAIGTAYVVIILAADLINIFLDPRFEEGK, encoded by the coding sequence ATGTTTCCCGGTGATCCTGCTGAGATAGCGCTTGTCCATCTGATGGAAATGGAATCCCCGCCGCAGGAAGCGGTTCAGCAGCTCAGGGAAGAAATGGGCTACAACCGTTCTATTGCTGTTCAGTATTTCTGCTGGCTGGAACGGGGCTTAAGCGGAGATCTCGGCTATTCTATCCAATCCGGTCAGCCCGTAACAACTGAGCTGCGGCAGGCGATAGGCCCCTCAGTACTCCTCGCCTCTGTCGCCACATTCCTGACAGCACTTATTGCCATCCCTCTCGGCACAGCAGCAGCGGTAAATGCCGGAAAGGCTGTAGACAAAGCTGCTCTTGGAATATCATTGATTCTGTCATCCATACCGGATTTTTTTCTGGCCGTAATATTTATACTGATCTTTTCGCTCCAGTTACAGCTGGTTCCTGTGGCCGGATACGGCAACTGGTACAACCTCATACTTCCCGCGGCATCTCTGGCCCTGATCAACTCCTCCATAACTGCCAGACTGATGCGCACCTCAATGCTCCAGACCCTGCGGGGAAAATACATACTTACCGCAAGGGCCAAAGGATTGCGGGAGTCGGTAGTGATCGGCAGGCATGCACTTAAAAATGCCTTTCCTCCTGTGCTGCATTACCTCGGAACGCAGGCAGGGCACATGATCGGAGGGGCTGTTGTCATTGAATCAATTTTTCTCTGGCCCGGAATAGGAAGACTGCTTGTGGAGTCTGTACGCTCCCGTGATATTTTCGTAGTTCAGGGATGCGTTCTGGCAATCGGAACCGCATATGTTGTCATCATACTGGCTGCTGACCTGATCAATATATTTCTCGACCCCAGATTTGAAGAAGGCAAATAA
- a CDS encoding methyltransferase domain-containing protein, with the protein MCNRFSVGDNMDRDLISAEQGIDWIKAWRDNMGRMNEISSVDYWNGRADDYDDFICTSEFSYGYEIVKILEESGVIQPDSSVLEIASGVGAVTIPLARKSLKVIGVEPAQNMAERLEKNSRAAGIENIEMRIMTGQEYAEAMASPDHNLSLLCHAAWQFPEIAELADMMESGSRQWCCICDTELDPNSENAALHKQLGVVSSSFDRVEGVFRGLEALGREPSKKSFGYTMKRSVESAYSMFTKVLSKQRTPTEQDLELINAHIERHSIDGIYNEPGRMSVVWWRKA; encoded by the coding sequence ATGTGTAACAGGTTTAGCGTGGGAGATAATATGGATAGAGATTTGATTAGCGCGGAGCAGGGTATCGATTGGATAAAAGCGTGGCGCGACAATATGGGCCGCATGAATGAAATAAGCAGCGTGGATTACTGGAACGGACGAGCTGATGATTATGATGATTTCATATGCACATCGGAATTTTCATATGGCTATGAAATTGTTAAGATTCTTGAGGAAAGTGGTGTGATCCAGCCGGATTCATCAGTGCTGGAGATTGCATCCGGTGTGGGAGCAGTGACGATTCCCCTTGCCCGTAAATCTTTGAAAGTTATTGGGGTTGAACCCGCCCAAAATATGGCTGAGCGGCTAGAGAAGAATTCACGTGCCGCAGGGATTGAAAATATCGAAATGCGAATTATGACCGGGCAGGAGTATGCTGAGGCTATGGCTTCACCGGACCATAATTTGAGTCTGCTCTGTCATGCAGCATGGCAGTTCCCGGAGATTGCAGAGCTTGCTGATATGATGGAAAGCGGAAGCAGGCAGTGGTGTTGCATTTGTGATACTGAGCTTGATCCTAATTCGGAAAATGCAGCACTTCACAAACAGCTCGGAGTGGTCTCCAGTAGTTTTGACCGTGTTGAAGGCGTGTTCCGTGGGCTTGAGGCACTGGGGCGCGAACCTTCAAAAAAATCTTTCGGCTATACCATGAAAAGGTCAGTAGAATCAGCCTACAGCATGTTCACCAAGGTTCTATCCAAGCAACGTACACCCACAGAGCAGGATCTCGAGTTGATCAACGCTCATATTGAACGTCATTCCATAGATGGAATTTATAATGAACCCGGCAGAATGTCCGTGGTTTGGTGGCGTAAAGCGTAA
- a CDS encoding ankyrin repeat domain-containing protein: protein MNHYEGNIEDALSKHDIEAVWEWLEHGGNPRHITEYGDSLLHIAALNDKTDATKLLLDVGVDPNNRNAEDLTPICYASKAETIIMLHEYGASLTVEDGSYGPPLHRAACGLSVEAVTTMVALGADIYAEPSDGGLPAIYNSFLSDNCKAILLAFISMGFSVDGIEGHPLLHYAYGSERLEAVELLLKLGADPTLKDENGRDFEAFKEMVKERRKAADSQSVEAGQKVNPLLEKLEKQLVETARLKEELND from the coding sequence ATGAATCATTACGAAGGGAATATAGAAGATGCGCTCAGCAAGCACGACATTGAAGCCGTATGGGAATGGCTTGAGCATGGCGGCAATCCGCGCCATATCACTGAATACGGAGACTCACTGCTCCATATCGCAGCGTTAAATGATAAGACCGATGCCACAAAGCTGCTGCTTGATGTCGGTGTAGATCCCAATAACCGTAACGCCGAAGATCTCACCCCCATATGCTACGCGAGCAAGGCTGAAACAATTATCATGCTACATGAATACGGCGCATCCTTAACCGTAGAAGATGGCTCTTACGGCCCTCCTCTACACCGTGCGGCCTGCGGTCTGTCCGTGGAAGCAGTAACGACCATGGTCGCTCTTGGTGCTGATATTTATGCCGAACCTTCAGACGGAGGATTACCGGCAATATATAACAGCTTTCTTTCGGATAACTGCAAAGCCATATTGCTAGCGTTCATCTCAATGGGCTTCAGTGTTGACGGCATAGAAGGCCACCCCCTGCTTCACTATGCTTACGGGAGTGAGAGACTTGAAGCGGTCGAGCTACTTCTAAAACTTGGTGCAGATCCTACTCTCAAGGACGAGAACGGTAGAGATTTTGAAGCCTTTAAAGAAATGGTGAAAGAACGCCGAAAGGCAGCTGACAGTCAATCCGTCGAAGCGGGACAAAAAGTTAATCCTTTACTTGAGAAATTGGAAAAGCAACTGGTTGAAACTGCGCGACTGAAGGAAGAACTCAACGATTAA
- a CDS encoding ABC transporter ATP-binding protein has protein sequence MLITHDLRSVRLMADQIAVMYYGNIVEYGSAEKILKHPCHPYTIALASSVPGLLPETERIRLKGEPPSPINPPAGCSLHPRCPIAVESCQNTPQTLQNFGNNHWVRCSHSN, from the coding sequence ATGCTTATTACACATGATTTGAGATCAGTACGGCTTATGGCGGATCAGATTGCAGTCATGTATTATGGAAATATTGTAGAGTATGGATCTGCTGAAAAAATATTGAAGCATCCCTGCCATCCTTACACAATAGCCCTTGCTTCATCTGTTCCCGGCCTGCTGCCAGAGACTGAGAGAATCAGACTGAAAGGGGAACCGCCCAGCCCGATAAATCCCCCAGCAGGATGCTCCCTGCATCCCCGTTGCCCCATTGCTGTTGAATCTTGCCAGAACACACCGCAAACGTTGCAAAATTTTGGCAACAACCACTGGGTCAGGTGCAGCCATTCAAACTAA
- a CDS encoding SLC13 family permease, giving the protein MTLPPPLNLHALAVLTLTAIALLLFSKKKIPLETSSLLILLLLTVGFQIFPYKSEGETFHAVNFFYGFGNEALIAVCALMIAGQGILRTGSLDPLGRLLARAWRKSPSISFLLTLLLGAFISAFINNVPVVVLLLPVLISVSLKTGAPASSVLMPMGFSTLLGGTATTIGTSTNLLVVSVAADMGLKRIEMFDFVLPAIIAGSIGILYLWLIAPRIIPEIEITLTDSSPRIFTAHLEVTEGSPLEGSPLSKAFKLTDNTMKVSTIERGEGKPIYLHPGTILQAGDHLVINDTPEQLKEFEKILHGTLYPVGSVVPFDAEHPFRAADQQIAEIVIYQGSPLNGTTLKKYHFAERTGMTPLAIHRSGKKLKRYLDKISDIKLELGDILLIQGPRQKISELKKNTKVLVLDSTMDLPYSRKTHLAMGIMLGIILSAAFGILPIAISAPCGALFMILTGCITWRDATRALNVQVILIVVTSLALGKAMLITGGADFLGTLFVSLSGDAPAAMIISGLMLLMAVFTNAISNNATAVIGTPIALSIAHQLNLDPEPFVLAVLFGANMSFATPMAYKTNLLVMNAGEYSFSDFLKVGTPLVIIMWITLSIVLPMIYL; this is encoded by the coding sequence ATGACCCTACCTCCACCCCTGAACCTTCACGCACTGGCTGTACTGACCTTAACGGCTATTGCATTGCTCTTGTTCAGTAAAAAGAAAATTCCACTTGAAACTTCAAGCCTGCTCATCCTTTTACTCCTGACTGTTGGATTCCAAATTTTCCCCTATAAATCCGAAGGGGAAACCTTCCATGCCGTCAATTTCTTTTACGGCTTCGGCAACGAAGCACTGATTGCGGTATGCGCGCTTATGATTGCCGGACAAGGAATTTTACGAACAGGATCGCTGGACCCACTGGGCCGTTTACTGGCCCGGGCTTGGAGGAAAAGCCCTTCCATTTCATTTTTACTGACCCTGCTGCTGGGAGCATTCATCAGCGCCTTCATCAATAATGTTCCTGTGGTGGTTTTACTGCTGCCGGTCCTCATTAGCGTATCCCTGAAAACAGGGGCTCCGGCTTCATCCGTACTCATGCCCATGGGCTTTTCTACCCTGCTTGGCGGAACCGCCACTACCATCGGGACATCCACCAACCTGCTGGTTGTCTCGGTCGCAGCGGATATGGGGCTGAAACGCATAGAAATGTTTGATTTTGTCTTGCCTGCAATCATCGCCGGAAGCATCGGAATTTTATATCTTTGGCTGATCGCCCCACGTATCATTCCAGAAATAGAAATCACTCTGACTGACAGTTCTCCGCGCATATTCACCGCCCACCTGGAGGTTACCGAGGGCAGCCCTCTGGAAGGAAGCCCCCTTTCAAAAGCATTTAAATTGACCGACAACACCATGAAGGTTTCCACCATTGAACGTGGCGAGGGAAAACCGATATATCTGCATCCGGGGACCATCCTACAAGCCGGTGACCATCTGGTCATAAACGACACCCCGGAACAACTGAAAGAATTTGAAAAAATTCTGCACGGAACTTTGTACCCTGTAGGATCAGTAGTCCCCTTTGATGCTGAGCACCCCTTTAGGGCTGCTGACCAGCAAATCGCTGAAATTGTGATCTATCAAGGATCACCGCTAAACGGGACTACATTAAAAAAATATCATTTTGCAGAACGGACCGGCATGACACCTCTGGCCATTCACCGTTCCGGCAAAAAACTCAAACGGTACTTAGACAAGATTAGTGACATAAAACTGGAACTCGGTGATATTCTGCTGATTCAGGGACCAAGACAAAAAATATCGGAACTCAAAAAGAACACCAAGGTGTTGGTCTTGGATTCCACAATGGATCTTCCATATTCTCGGAAGACTCACCTTGCAATGGGCATCATGCTGGGAATAATACTGTCCGCTGCTTTCGGAATACTCCCCATAGCCATCAGCGCACCATGCGGGGCACTGTTCATGATTCTGACCGGATGCATAACTTGGAGAGATGCCACAAGAGCCCTGAATGTGCAGGTAATTCTGATTGTTGTGACCAGTCTTGCCCTCGGCAAAGCCATGCTTATAACTGGCGGTGCGGACTTTCTGGGCACATTATTCGTGTCATTGAGCGGGGATGCTCCGGCAGCCATGATTATCAGTGGCCTCATGCTGCTGATGGCCGTTTTCACCAACGCCATCTCCAATAATGCGACAGCTGTAATCGGCACTCCCATAGCCCTGTCCATTGCCCACCAATTAAACCTTGATCCGGAACCGTTCGTATTGGCAGTCCTGTTCGGGGCTAACATGAGTTTTGCCACTCCCATGGCCTACAAAACCAATCTACTGGTAATGAACGCAGGGGAATATTCATTTTCGGATTTCTTAAAAGTTGGAACCCCGCTGGTAATAATCATGTGGATAACATTATCAATTGTTCTGCCGATGATTTATCTTTGA
- a CDS encoding Fic family protein, whose amino-acid sequence MWIHEHQDWPNFSWNAEKLISKLADVRHRQGVLLGKIGNLGFDLRNEAGLKTLTNDIVHSSAIEGELLNPEEVRSSIAQRLGIDIAGLKPAGRDVDGIVEMMLDATQRYAEPLTKDRLCDWHAALFPTGRSGIKRITVADWRPAEVGAMQVISGPMGREKVHFEAPDADRLEDEMVKFLEWFESEDDTDPVLRAGIAHLWFVTIHPFEDGNGRIARTIADMALARADGAAERYYSMSTQIELKRKDYYSHLERQQRGTPEITKWLEWFLDCLKEALINAESTLSHVLHKASLWERISQQSPINERQQLVLGRMLDENFKGYMNSSKYAKLAKCSTDTALRDIKDLKERGILVQNPGGGRSTSYRLSEKN is encoded by the coding sequence ATGTGGATACACGAACATCAAGACTGGCCGAACTTCTCATGGAACGCTGAAAAGCTCATTTCCAAACTGGCAGACGTCCGCCATCGGCAGGGCGTGTTGTTGGGTAAGATTGGGAATCTGGGCTTTGATCTGAGAAATGAGGCGGGGCTGAAGACTCTTACCAATGACATAGTTCATTCATCAGCCATAGAAGGAGAACTCCTCAATCCAGAGGAGGTTCGGTCCTCTATTGCCCAACGTCTGGGAATTGACATTGCCGGACTGAAACCGGCAGGGCGTGATGTGGACGGCATAGTTGAAATGATGCTCGACGCCACGCAGCGATATGCGGAGCCGTTGACCAAAGATCGGCTCTGCGACTGGCACGCGGCTCTATTCCCGACAGGGCGTAGCGGTATCAAACGGATAACCGTTGCAGACTGGCGTCCTGCGGAAGTTGGAGCCATGCAGGTTATCTCCGGACCAATGGGACGCGAGAAAGTCCATTTCGAAGCACCGGATGCTGACCGCCTTGAAGATGAGATGGTAAAATTTTTGGAATGGTTCGAGAGCGAAGATGATACTGATCCGGTTCTGCGTGCCGGAATAGCTCACCTGTGGTTTGTTACCATCCACCCCTTTGAAGACGGCAACGGACGTATTGCGCGTACAATTGCTGATATGGCCTTGGCCCGTGCAGATGGCGCGGCGGAGCGGTATTACAGCATGTCCACGCAAATTGAATTGAAGCGCAAGGATTACTACTCCCATCTGGAGCGGCAGCAGCGCGGCACACCGGAAATTACCAAATGGCTGGAGTGGTTTCTGGATTGCCTGAAAGAAGCCCTGATCAATGCCGAATCCACACTGAGCCATGTACTCCATAAAGCCAGCCTGTGGGAACGGATCTCCCAACAATCGCCGATTAATGAACGTCAACAGCTCGTACTAGGGCGTATGCTAGACGAAAATTTCAAGGGCTACATGAACTCATCCAAATACGCTAAGCTGGCTAAGTGCTCCACTGATACAGCCCTGCGTGACATCAAGGATCTGAAGGAGCGCGGAATACTGGTGCAGAACCCCGGAGGCGGGCGGAGTACTAGTTATCGGTTGAGTGAAAAAAACTAA
- a CDS encoding ABC transporter ATP-binding protein has translation MPPAGGNLMNNPPPLLEIKDLSINFPSEAGIVSVVDDFNLSIGRYDQCCLLGESGCGKTVAALAILNLLPPAAEIKGEIIFEDRNLLSLTPDKIRQVRGKDIAIIFETPASCLNPVMSIGKQIAEAIERQGFTRKQARKAAIEILARTGVPDPEIRSRQYPHQFSGGMLQRVMIAMALAAKPKLLIADEPTTALDPTVQMQIIELMQDVVNELSASLLLITHDLDVAAELCANVAAMYAGQIVETGPLHKIFKSPRHPYVQALMKTFDHERFCPICGSPPPLTAPPQGCRFHPRCPEANGICSIEKPLLQNGVRCSA, from the coding sequence ATGCCCCCTGCCGGAGGAAATTTAATGAACAATCCGCCACCGCTTCTTGAGATAAAAGATCTTTCCATAAACTTCCCTTCCGAAGCAGGAATTGTCTCCGTGGTTGATGACTTCAATCTCAGCATCGGAAGATATGATCAGTGCTGCCTTCTCGGGGAATCCGGTTGCGGAAAAACCGTAGCTGCACTTGCTATACTGAACCTTCTTCCTCCCGCAGCAGAGATCAAAGGCGAAATAATTTTTGAAGACAGAAATCTACTTAGCTTAACTCCGGATAAAATAAGACAGGTCCGAGGCAAAGACATTGCCATAATATTTGAAACCCCTGCCTCCTGTCTTAATCCGGTGATGAGTATCGGTAAACAGATCGCCGAAGCCATAGAACGGCAGGGTTTCACTAGAAAACAGGCCCGCAAGGCTGCGATAGAAATTCTAGCAAGGACCGGAGTGCCTGATCCAGAAATCCGGTCCCGCCAGTATCCCCACCAATTTTCAGGCGGAATGCTGCAACGGGTCATGATTGCAATGGCACTTGCGGCAAAACCGAAACTGCTCATTGCAGATGAACCGACCACCGCCCTTGACCCTACGGTGCAGATGCAGATCATCGAACTTATGCAGGATGTAGTAAATGAGCTTTCAGCGTCACTTTTGCTGATTACCCATGACCTTGATGTGGCCGCAGAACTTTGCGCAAATGTTGCCGCCATGTATGCAGGGCAAATAGTGGAGACAGGTCCGCTTCACAAAATATTTAAAAGCCCACGCCATCCCTACGTGCAGGCCCTGATGAAAACGTTTGATCATGAAAGGTTCTGTCCCATCTGCGGAAGCCCGCCCCCACTCACTGCTCCGCCGCAAGGCTGCCGCTTCCATCCCCGCTGCCCTGAAGCAAATGGAATATGCTCTATCGAAAAGCCTCTGCTACAAAACGGAGTGAGGTGCTCCGCATGA
- a CDS encoding sirohydrochlorin cobaltochelatase — MHLDSEKTTAGNSHHEHDHAPNEKSDHGCHDHSHEHYDHHHHDHSHSHDHSHSHDHCPQPLDGKRGILLTAFGCALPHTHHLYDQFENEVRQQYPDMDIRWAFTANRIRTKLRKRGIPCLSIAEALSQMVDDGFSHVAIQSLHTVPGVEYDWVVQQAQGMCHPRKGLTQISIGAPLLHVMEDLEQTVEAIARYLPFERKESDGVILVGHGTYHKGHTFYMALEGLLSRTLPNVVVGTLMDKTGPTSLGEHFLDKGIKRVFLIPFMCVPGHHVQVDLFGQSQHAWRSTLSAMGIEVVPVTKGTLEHDDFRSIWHKHLDKAVHELE, encoded by the coding sequence ATGCACCTTGATTCAGAAAAGACCACAGCAGGTAACAGCCATCACGAACATGATCATGCTCCAAACGAAAAATCTGATCATGGATGTCACGACCACAGTCATGAGCATTACGACCATCATCACCACGATCATAGTCATTCACACGACCATAGTCACTCACACGATCATTGCCCCCAGCCTCTAGATGGAAAAAGAGGCATTCTGCTGACTGCTTTCGGCTGTGCACTTCCGCATACCCATCACCTCTATGACCAGTTTGAAAATGAAGTCCGGCAGCAATATCCTGATATGGACATCCGCTGGGCTTTCACAGCCAACCGTATCCGAACCAAGCTTCGCAAGCGCGGTATCCCCTGTCTGTCCATAGCTGAAGCCCTTTCACAAATGGTGGATGATGGTTTCAGCCATGTAGCAATTCAATCTCTCCACACAGTGCCGGGCGTAGAATATGATTGGGTTGTGCAACAGGCTCAGGGCATGTGCCATCCGCGTAAAGGGTTAACTCAGATCAGCATAGGAGCACCGTTGCTCCACGTAATGGAAGATCTGGAGCAAACCGTAGAAGCTATCGCCAGATACCTTCCATTCGAACGGAAAGAAAGTGATGGCGTCATTTTGGTCGGCCACGGAACGTATCATAAAGGGCATACCTTTTATATGGCCCTTGAAGGTTTGCTTTCACGGACTTTACCCAATGTCGTGGTAGGTACGCTTATGGACAAAACAGGCCCGACCAGCCTCGGCGAACATTTTTTGGATAAAGGGATAAAGCGGGTCTTTCTAATCCCGTTCATGTGTGTACCCGGTCATCATGTCCAAGTTGACCTGTTCGGACAGAGTCAACACGCTTGGAGAAGTACCCTTTCCGCCATGGGTATAGAAGTAGTCCCTGTCACCAAAGGAACTCTCGAACACGATGATTTTCGTAGTATCTGGCATAAACATCTGGATAAGGCAGTACACGAACTAGAATAA
- a CDS encoding ABC transporter permease — protein MYKPKFFSKSFAVGLIIISAIAIIGIAAPHIAPHDPVEQHLRHRLKGPDANFILGTDYLGRCVASRLIYAIRPSIGLALTVTLITAFTGLTVGVIAGCCKRLDGLLMRITDCFFAFPGIVAALLCIAITGPGATGLILALSIPGWPKFARVARSVTRTAMSGLHVETVRSMGAGRLYIIRTCVLPEVWPQITTIAAIGVGGKITAIAGLGFLGLGVQPPAPEWGTIMSKGLPSLAVAPHVPLLAGLCIAISVMGFTLTGEGLRDMLDPHSYKKHLSCPLPEEI, from the coding sequence ATGTATAAACCCAAATTCTTCAGTAAATCATTTGCCGTAGGACTGATCATAATATCAGCAATTGCCATTATAGGGATTGCCGCTCCGCACATTGCTCCCCATGATCCGGTTGAGCAGCATTTACGACACCGACTTAAGGGACCGGATGCAAATTTTATTCTCGGAACTGACTATCTCGGCAGGTGCGTTGCCAGCAGGCTTATCTATGCAATACGCCCTTCCATAGGTCTTGCGCTGACCGTGACCCTCATAACCGCTTTCACCGGACTGACCGTAGGGGTTATTGCAGGGTGCTGCAAAAGGCTGGACGGATTACTTATGCGCATAACGGATTGTTTTTTTGCTTTTCCGGGAATAGTTGCGGCGCTGCTGTGTATTGCCATAACCGGCCCCGGTGCGACAGGACTCATTCTGGCCCTATCGATTCCCGGCTGGCCAAAATTTGCCCGTGTTGCCCGCAGCGTTACCCGCACCGCCATGAGCGGCCTGCATGTTGAGACTGTACGCTCGATGGGAGCCGGAAGACTGTACATTATTCGCACCTGTGTACTGCCTGAAGTCTGGCCCCAGATAACAACCATAGCCGCCATCGGCGTGGGCGGAAAAATCACCGCCATTGCCGGACTGGGCTTTCTGGGACTGGGAGTTCAGCCTCCCGCTCCGGAATGGGGAACCATCATGAGCAAAGGACTTCCCTCGCTTGCAGTTGCACCGCATGTTCCGCTGCTTGCAGGGCTTTGCATTGCGATTTCGGTAATGGGCTTCACCCTTACTGGCGAAGGACTGCGGGATATGCTCGACCCGCACTCGTACAAGAAGCATTTATCATGCCCCCTGCCGGAGGAAATTTAA
- a CDS encoding type II toxin-antitoxin system RelE/ParE family toxin has product MNWTKNAIKDLNSIRRYLAEQADEEVMESEAKRIWDGCQRLKQFPESGRPGRVPMTREVIISPYIIPYRIQGEAVDILNIFHSSQKI; this is encoded by the coding sequence ATCAATTGGACAAAGAACGCAATCAAAGATCTTAATTCTATCCGCCGCTATCTAGCTGAGCAAGCTGACGAAGAAGTCATGGAGTCAGAAGCAAAACGTATATGGGACGGCTGCCAGCGATTGAAACAGTTCCCAGAAAGTGGCCGTCCCGGTCGAGTTCCAATGACACGAGAAGTGATTATCTCACCTTACATTATCCCCTACCGTATTCAGGGTGAAGCTGTGGATATTCTAAATATTTTCCATTCATCTCAGAAGATTTAA